The nucleotide window TCttcatttaataagttaattttataaagttgAGTTTTACTCAAGCTTATTTTATGGTAATAtcattttttcataatatattaaaataaaaataatatatttattaatattttaaatattaaaaatgttaatatacATAAAAAGTCATTCCTATAGATTTATTGAAAGATAAATTTGTATCTTATTTTGATACcttattataaaatagaaatttaaataagttttcatGAAGGTTTTATCAAACcttcaatataaatttatatgaataaaaatgacaaaattttgtgaaattatacaaattctctcttttttcaatCATTACAATAATTCTCTTAattgtttaacaaaaattataccAATATTCCTTATATATTAACTAACCTCTtctaattgtttaaaaaatattacacaatGTTTTTCTTACAGGGAAGATTGAATtaagtgttaaaaaaataatttgtataattttacaaaaactcaaaaatagttagtataatttaatcataaatatatttgaagaaGGTTAATTGAATATAAACTTTCGcgagtaaaatattaaaaaaattatatgctcatatatttaaacaattaaatttgaatgtttaaaactgatattttttcatactttaatttttactttcatctttatacttctctttttctcttttttttaaagaaatttttcccttcttttttgtcacatttattattttctttttctctaagTCCAAAAAACCCCACTGCAATAAACTCATGTAGCTAAATAGACGACACACTTCGAATCTTATTGCCATATATAAACTCAGGTGGCTAAATAGACGACACACTTCCAAAAAACCTCACTGCAATGAACTCAGATGCTAAATAGACACACTTCGAACCTTATTGccatatattattgtttttgtcAGAGTTTCTGATAGAAGGACATGACAATACTTAATTTACTCTTAGATGGATATAACTCATAACTAGTCTCGGCCATCATTAAACAAACACTTTATTGGCTATTCAATTCCATCATAAttctgacattttttttttgaaacggTTAAACCTTTAACTTTCGGAGTGGTGGGGGCTTCCTGATCAAAGTAGCTTGCTCAAAGGAATATGCAATTTCGATGAGCTTTGGTTCTGAGCCTTTCAAACCTCCAAAGATAATTCCAAATGGTGCACCCTTTTCATATCCCGCTGGAACAGTTACTCCAGGATAACCTCCCCTTGCTAGTATACTAACAAAGAATGAAATGGGTACTACCACCGCGTCAAGtttttttgttatcattaaTTTCTCAAATCCATTATGTGACAATCTTGCCATGTTTAACACTGCTTCCTTCAGTTCCCTAACTCCATTTGTCTTTTGAGCTATCAACATGAGATCTTGCCCATACTCCTTAAGTTTCTCCTGCAATTTCCATACCAATGTTATTATATCTATTCGAGTAAAATGAGATTTATGTGCTCAATTTTCAGTTAAAATTGGTCTTAGTCTAATAAAATTCGTATAATAGTGAACGTAATGTTAGTATTTCTATTTGATAGTTGATGAATTTCGCCTTCCTTTATAgaatttaatatattagaatGATGGCCGAAATTCATCAATAAGATGAATTTTGAGCAAATTTTTTTACCATAtctattttatgtaaaaaaatcttAAGGGGTTTTCTAGACTATCAATTataggaaacaacaggatcttgaaacgTATGATTCTCAcacatgtaaaaattcttaaggggtttcctagagtatcaattataggaaacaacaggatctttaaacctatgattctcacaaacaatcaataaacaatagataatgttgtgtacctttctccataggaagacttgtacctttctTCATAGGAACTTCTATCTGTCTCgtgtactttgatttccttgaaagaggagagaaataagatttcacttccttagacctttcttttctgcctctctccGTTCTTGATGACTATGggtgagagagaacactttttAGTCACGAAGGgaaccttatttcacgttagtgggtatttagccccttttataaccactactcccatcaactAGCAGTTAaccctagaaacttctcctattaagcctaattacaatttagtctttaatcattaattatttacttattagtccctacataagtcagagatgcctctcacatgagacataaaTTCTAACATTTTAATCATCAACAAGTAAATAGGAGGGGCTTTGCTACATACTAACCAATTTTGGGTGTTTCTTGTTGAAGGCTATCACATCGGCCAAGCTTCTCACTGGGGAAGCAACTAAGTCTCCGAGGTATGCGTTCAAGGATAATTTGAATTCATATGCCATAGCAATGTCTTCACTTTGGTCATTAAAGATTTCCTGAATGTTGTTTATCTCCAAATTGTCAACCAAAACTGCTCCTTTTTGCCTGAGTTTGAAAAATATACGTATGATACTGAATAAtgcaatcaataattaatactTGACACAAATCGTAATTTTCATTACCTTATTGTTTTCAGGTGCAGTTCGAAAGTATCATGCATAAAAGTGTCATTTCCAAAACCGTAGAATGTTCTTACAACACCTAATCTCTTTCCTCTCAGTCCATCTTTCTTTAGAAATTGAGCATAGCCACCTCTTGGGAGATACTTTGATGCTTTGATTGTTGCCTTATCATTGACGTCGATGCCTGCAATGGTTTCAAGAACAAGAGCAGCATCTGATACAGTCCTGCAAATTGGTCTGTACCAGCCCACAAGAAGTTACACATTTAATgcaacaaaattattttgacGGGAAAAGTAATAATGCTTGCAAAGTGCAAATAGTTTTGATATAAAGAAAATAGCAAATTACATTAATACTTCTTAAGAATTTTTCGAATTACATAAAATACTATTCTTTGTTTAATGTTTGTAACAACTTTCATTATAGGagtgttgttttcaaatttcaatcctTAAGGGAGTTGGTGTAATATATAAGGAGAATATCAGTATAATGCTTTTAAACAATAAAGAAGTTAGtttaagaatagaaaaaaaatgatattgtaTGTAATTCggaaaaagctcaaaagattTGAGTGTAATTTGTTCAAAAGAAAACGGTGAAATTACCATAGTCCATAGACTTACCCAACTGTGTCCTGTAATGGGGTGATGGGAACTACCCCTGCTCTACTAGTGAGGCCAACTGTTGGTTTAATGCCCACTACTGAATTAGAACCTGAAGGGCATAAAATGGACCCATCAGTCTCACTACCAAGTGACACTGCCACCAAATTTGCGGCCACTGATATTGCTGATCCGCTACTAGATCCACAGGGACCATCCATTGTGTATGgattctgcacaacacaaatcacataagtttaattttgaagAATCCTTTTTCAACCATACAAATCACATATGTCCTGctcgttaattaattaattaattatatatatatatatatatatatatatatatataattaatgaacAGGACATAACTATCTACCAACCATATTACACTATGTTGACTCAACAATTgaaacattaataataatataatagattACTTTACTATGGACTTTGCAAATCATCAAGAATAGACACATAGATTTGAGTTGAAAAGCAAGAACAAGGTCAGATTAAAGTGAGAAAAAGCAAGTAAATCAATCACCTTTCCTTCTCCACCTCTGCCATTCCAACCACTGGGTGCATCATTCGACCTATAATGTGACCATTCACTCAGGGTGGCCTTGCCTAAAATGATAGCACCAGCTTCTCTTAACCTGGTAACTACACCTGCATCTCTAGGCACCACAGAGCCAAGAAGTGCAAAAGAGCCTGCAGTGGTGTTCATCTTATCCTTGGTAGCAATGTTGTCCTTAACCAAAATGGGTATTCCATGCAATGCTGGAAGAGTCCCTGGTGCATTAGCCTTTCTCTCATGGTCAGCTTTGTCAGCTTGTGCTAGTGCATCTGGGTTTAACTCCAACACCCCTCTCAGAACTGGGTTTTGGGTTTGTATTTGTTTGTGGTAGAACTCAACTAGTTGCCTAGAGGTTAATTGGTTTCTACGGAAAGCAAGTTGGAGATCATAGACAGTTGCCT belongs to Glycine soja cultivar W05 chromosome 5, ASM419377v2, whole genome shotgun sequence and includes:
- the LOC114412849 gene encoding probable amidase At4g34880 isoform X2; protein product: MACNTVGCFSLFFQFILLIPLVIFSSLFLPTTTAKGFSIEEATVYDLQLAFRRNQLTSRQLVEFYHKQIQTQNPVLRGVLELNPDALAQADKADHERKANAPGTLPALHGIPILVKDNIATKDKMNTTAGSFALLGSVVPRDAGVVTRLREAGAIILGKATLSEWSHYRSNDAPSGWNGRGGEGKNPYTMDGPCGSSSGSAISVAANLVAVSLGSETDGSILCPSGSNSVVGIKPTVGLTSRAGVVPITPLQDTVGPICRTVSDAALVLETIAGIDVNDKATIKASKYLPRGGYAQFLKKDGLRGKRLGVVRTFYGFGNDTFMHDTFELHLKTIRQKGAVLVDNLEINNIQEIFNDQSEDIAMAYEFKLSLNAYLGDLVASPVRSLADVIAFNKKHPKLSSRTERGRKERSKEVKSYFSPLSRKSKYTRQIEVPMKKGTSLPMEKGET
- the LOC114412849 gene encoding probable amidase At4g34880 isoform X1 → MACNTVGCFSLFFQFILLIPLVIFSSLFLPTTTAKGFSIEEATVYDLQLAFRRNQLTSRQLVEFYHKQIQTQNPVLRGVLELNPDALAQADKADHERKANAPGTLPALHGIPILVKDNIATKDKMNTTAGSFALLGSVVPRDAGVVTRLREAGAIILGKATLSEWSHYRSNDAPSGWNGRGGEGKNPYTMDGPCGSSSGSAISVAANLVAVSLGSETDGSILCPSGSNSVVGIKPTVGLTSRAGVVPITPLQDTVGPICRTVSDAALVLETIAGIDVNDKATIKASKYLPRGGYAQFLKKDGLRGKRLGVVRTFYGFGNDTFMHDTFELHLKTIRQKGAVLVDNLEINNIQEIFNDQSEDIAMAYEFKLSLNAYLGDLVASPVRSLADVIAFNKKHPKLEKLKEYGQDLMLIAQKTNGVRELKEAVLNMARLSHNGFEKLMITKKLDAVVVPISFFVSILARGGYPGVTVPAGYEKGAPFGIIFGGLKGSEPKLIEIAYSFEQATLIRKPPPLRKLKV